One window from the genome of Phycisphaerales bacterium encodes:
- a CDS encoding response regulator has product MKILLIDDSTTMREIARSILVQLEYAEVFEACGGEEGLALAESIGPDLILVDELMPGMDGMSFLRSFRRCDGSTPVILIGSDNRQERVVEAIKAGASNFLAKPYTPDLLSQRVQETMAAGPVLAASSR; this is encoded by the coding sequence ATGAAGATTCTTTTGATCGACGATTCGACCACGATGCGAGAGATCGCCCGGTCAATCTTGGTACAGCTCGAGTACGCAGAGGTCTTCGAAGCGTGCGGCGGAGAGGAAGGCCTTGCACTGGCCGAGTCGATCGGTCCCGATCTCATCTTGGTGGACGAACTGATGCCGGGCATGGACGGGATGAGCTTCTTGCGATCATTCCGACGTTGCGACGGATCGACGCCCGTGATATTGATCGGATCCGACAATCGACAGGAACGCGTGGTCGAGGCGATCAAGGCCGGTGCCAGCAACTTCCTCGCCAAGCCGTACACGCCCGATCTTCTCAGCCAACGCGTGCAGGAGACGATGGCCGCCGGCCCCGTGCTCGCCGCCTCGTCTCGGTGA
- a CDS encoding MFS transporter, whose product MSPTTPTTPDARPARKASRSVALRVLLSFLPQSLPPMARANYRREALAAVFLPFALAATEGAIISVLVRVAYEDRVDRILLNFAVGLLAAAPAMANITSFVWVKLSHGSPKIRFMNMLQLGLMALVLLIAISPRNEVGLALTTLAVIGGRMFWAGLVTIRSTVWRYNYRRDVRAQITGKFATIQVLSLALLGLGLGQAMDFDDRAFRIMLPLGVLIAGVGVWHYSKIRVRHEASLLSGERKGDARRSVSLNPWSVVRTLRDDRPFARFMAAQFLLGMGNMMAGAPLVLVLREQFGLGYLAGILIASSIPMGLMPIFIPIWAKLLDHTHIVRFRTIHSWAFLANLGLMIAGVWTGQIWLVVLAVVAKGIAFAGGVLAWNLGHLDFAPPGRESQYMGVHVTLTGVRGAVAPMLGVSIYTIAASSGFEFSPGAWTYGLCLFVASCGTAAFFALARDPAVRDRIREEPYETAPPSRTND is encoded by the coding sequence GTGAGCCCCACCACGCCGACCACGCCCGACGCGAGGCCCGCTCGCAAGGCCTCGCGTTCTGTCGCGTTGCGGGTGCTGCTGAGCTTCCTGCCCCAGTCGCTGCCGCCGATGGCCCGGGCCAACTACCGGCGCGAGGCGCTCGCGGCGGTCTTCCTGCCCTTTGCCCTGGCCGCCACCGAGGGCGCGATCATCAGCGTGCTCGTCCGCGTGGCCTACGAGGACCGCGTCGATCGCATCCTGCTGAACTTCGCCGTCGGGCTGCTCGCGGCGGCCCCGGCCATGGCCAACATCACGAGCTTCGTGTGGGTAAAGCTCAGCCACGGCTCGCCCAAGATCCGCTTCATGAACATGCTCCAGCTCGGCCTGATGGCGCTGGTGCTGCTCATCGCCATCAGCCCTCGCAACGAGGTAGGCCTGGCCCTCACGACGCTGGCGGTCATCGGCGGACGCATGTTCTGGGCGGGGCTGGTCACCATCCGCTCGACCGTTTGGCGGTACAACTATCGCCGCGACGTGCGGGCCCAGATCACCGGCAAGTTCGCGACCATCCAGGTCCTCTCGCTCGCGCTGCTCGGACTCGGGCTGGGCCAGGCCATGGACTTCGACGATCGGGCCTTCCGCATCATGCTCCCCCTTGGCGTGCTCATCGCCGGTGTCGGCGTCTGGCACTACTCAAAGATCCGCGTGCGGCACGAGGCGTCGCTGTTGAGCGGCGAGCGCAAGGGAGATGCGCGACGGTCGGTGTCGCTCAACCCGTGGTCGGTGGTGCGCACGCTGCGGGATGATCGCCCGTTCGCACGCTTCATGGCGGCGCAGTTCCTGCTGGGCATGGGCAACATGATGGCGGGCGCTCCGCTGGTGCTGGTGCTGCGCGAGCAGTTCGGTTTGGGCTACCTCGCGGGCATACTCATCGCGAGTTCGATCCCCATGGGGCTCATGCCGATCTTCATCCCTATCTGGGCGAAGCTGCTCGACCACACGCACATCGTGCGATTCCGCACGATCCACAGCTGGGCGTTCCTCGCCAATCTTGGCCTGATGATCGCGGGCGTCTGGACGGGCCAGATCTGGCTCGTGGTCCTCGCCGTCGTGGCCAAGGGCATCGCCTTTGCCGGCGGCGTGTTGGCATGGAACCTGGGCCACCTGGACTTTGCGCCCCCGGGCCGAGAGTCGCAGTACATGGGCGTGCACGTCACGCTCACTGGCGTGCGTGGCGCGGTAGCCCCGATGCTGGGGGTCTCGATCTATACCATTGCGGCGAGTTCGGGCTTCGAGTTCAGCCCCGGGGCGTGGACGTACGGGTTGTGCCTCTTCGTCGCGAGTTGCGGCACCGCGGCGTTCTTCGCGCTGGCGAGGGACCCAGCCGTTCGCGATCGCATTCGTGAGGAGCCCTACGAGACGGCGCCCCCGAGCAGGACCAACGACTGA
- the lepA gene encoding translation elongation factor 4, with product MDAQIRNFSIIAHIDHGKSTLADRLLQATNAVSDRERREQTLDDMELERERGITIKASAVTVMHQHDGKPYMLNFIDTPGHVDFGYEVSRALKACEGAILVVDASQGVEAQTIVNAYLAVAQDLEIVPVLNKIDLPGARPDEIAMEVEQALGFPAEDCLRVSAKSGIGIPELLDAICERLPEPRPSKVKQTRALIFDAVYDDYRGVIVYIRLFDGKLKTGDKIRMMGLGRTFVVTELGKYTPKPTKTKELHAGETGYLIAAIKTLGDVRVGDTITLDIDPADEPLEGYEPPRQMVFCDFYPATSEKKGNDFESLREAIEKLSLNDAAFTFQPVHSEALGFGYRCGFLGLLHMDIIQERLEREGGVEVVQTAPTVSYLVDIRTKGGERDTVEVHNPADLPDPSMILAIREPICKVEIMTPKEYIGDIMTLCLGRRGIYKNQQFISDTRELLTFEVPLAEIIYDFYDKLKSMTSGYATMDYEIDRYQEDSLVKVDILINGDPVEALALIAHKERSEQRGRQLLVKLRKQIPRHQFEIPLQAAIGGKIIARETIKGFRKDVTAKCYGGDVSRKRKLLEAQKKGKERMKSVGSVSIPQTAFMAVLDTSED from the coding sequence ATGGACGCCCAGATCCGCAACTTCTCCATCATCGCCCACATCGACCACGGCAAGAGCACGCTGGCCGATCGGCTGCTGCAGGCCACCAACGCGGTGAGCGATCGCGAGCGGCGCGAGCAGACCCTGGACGACATGGAGCTGGAGCGCGAGCGCGGCATCACCATCAAGGCGTCGGCCGTCACCGTCATGCACCAGCACGACGGCAAGCCCTACATGCTCAACTTCATCGACACGCCGGGCCACGTCGACTTCGGCTACGAGGTCAGCCGGGCGCTCAAGGCGTGCGAGGGCGCCATCCTGGTGGTCGACGCCAGCCAGGGCGTCGAGGCCCAGACCATCGTCAACGCCTATCTCGCGGTGGCCCAAGACCTCGAGATCGTGCCGGTGCTCAACAAGATCGACCTGCCGGGCGCCCGGCCCGACGAGATCGCGATGGAGGTCGAGCAGGCCCTGGGCTTCCCGGCCGAGGACTGCCTGCGCGTCTCGGCCAAGAGCGGCATCGGCATCCCCGAGTTGCTCGACGCCATCTGCGAGCGGCTGCCCGAGCCCAGGCCCAGCAAGGTCAAGCAGACGCGGGCCCTGATCTTCGACGCGGTGTACGACGACTACCGCGGCGTCATCGTGTACATCCGGCTCTTCGACGGCAAGCTCAAGACGGGCGACAAGATCCGCATGATGGGCCTCGGGCGCACGTTCGTGGTGACCGAGCTGGGCAAGTACACGCCCAAGCCAACCAAGACCAAGGAGCTGCACGCGGGCGAGACGGGCTACCTCATCGCCGCCATTAAGACGCTGGGCGACGTGCGCGTGGGCGACACCATCACGCTCGACATCGACCCCGCCGACGAGCCGCTCGAGGGCTACGAGCCGCCGCGGCAGATGGTGTTCTGCGACTTCTACCCCGCCACGAGCGAGAAGAAGGGCAACGACTTCGAGAGCCTGCGCGAGGCCATCGAGAAGCTCAGCCTCAACGACGCCGCCTTCACCTTCCAGCCCGTGCACAGCGAGGCGCTCGGCTTTGGCTACCGCTGCGGATTCCTCGGCCTCTTGCACATGGACATCATCCAGGAGCGGCTCGAGCGCGAGGGCGGCGTCGAGGTCGTGCAGACGGCGCCCACCGTGAGCTACCTCGTCGACATCCGCACGAAGGGCGGCGAGCGCGACACGGTGGAGGTGCACAACCCCGCCGACCTGCCCGATCCGTCGATGATCCTGGCGATCCGCGAGCCGATCTGCAAGGTCGAGATCATGACGCCGAAGGAATACATCGGCGACATCATGACGCTGTGCCTAGGCCGCCGGGGTATCTACAAGAACCAGCAGTTCATCAGCGATACGCGCGAGCTGCTGACCTTCGAGGTGCCGCTGGCCGAGATCATCTACGACTTCTACGACAAGCTCAAGAGCATGACCAGCGGCTACGCGACGATGGACTACGAGATCGACCGCTACCAGGAAGACAGCCTCGTCAAGGTCGACATCCTCATCAACGGCGACCCGGTCGAGGCGCTCGCACTCATCGCCCACAAGGAACGCAGCGAGCAGCGGGGGAGGCAATTGCTCGTGAAGCTCCGCAAGCAGATCCCACGCCACCAGTTCGAGATCCCGCTCCAGGCGGCCATCGGCGGCAAGATCATCGCGCGCGAGACCATCAAGGGCTTCCGCAAGGACGTGACCGCCAAGTGCTACGGCGGCGACGTCAGCCGAAAGCGCAAGCTTCTCGAGGCCCAGAAGAAGGGCAAGGAGCGGATGAAGAGCGTGGGCAGCGTGAGCATCCCGCAGACGGCGTTCATGGCGGTGTTGGATACGAGTGAGGATTAG
- a CDS encoding FapA family protein, whose product MSSDNVRASLRVEPNEDNADATVEAIEAILTSQGIHEDRRLKPAIEALVEQLRREPDAMAEAVVAEGTAPTHGANGRFELAPELEPPEPPPAASSDDTSVDHYAHTSIVVVHQDQKLGVLHAPTDPADGIDVYGSPIKATAGQEAPLRCDESVEMRAGGVLFALQSGCLHVAEGRIAVEAMLDIDESVDFGTGNVDFPGDVQVREGVRDKFQVTVGGDLEVHELVEAAYLDVAGSTTLHRGMAGRGKGTLTVGGNVSAGYLDATNVDVGHDLCVRKELSNCITTVGRHVRSPECVVVSGELSFRFGAHVRTLGGEAETETLVRIGCDPGLDAQTRLLEETLRDTSGRLEKLRAKVAEAGSGAAPEVEAEIARLQSRAPSIRMALERVLLAYERMSGVVLRVEKSIMPGVTLSIGTQAATVRQAISGPVEVLLDAEDAMVFRSPGSKSTTPLASKAVMHVDREAIDLDDLRRWLDSALLRPSEKAA is encoded by the coding sequence GTGTCCTCAGACAACGTACGCGCCTCGCTGCGCGTCGAACCGAATGAGGACAATGCCGACGCCACGGTCGAGGCCATCGAGGCAATTCTTACCAGCCAGGGCATCCACGAGGATCGCCGCCTCAAGCCGGCGATCGAGGCGCTCGTCGAGCAGTTGCGGCGGGAGCCCGACGCCATGGCCGAGGCGGTCGTGGCCGAGGGCACGGCGCCGACGCACGGCGCCAACGGACGCTTCGAGCTCGCACCCGAGCTCGAGCCACCCGAGCCGCCGCCTGCAGCGAGCTCGGACGACACGTCGGTTGATCACTACGCGCATACGTCGATCGTGGTCGTACACCAGGACCAGAAGCTGGGCGTGCTGCACGCGCCAACGGATCCAGCCGACGGCATCGACGTGTATGGATCGCCCATCAAGGCGACGGCCGGCCAGGAGGCCCCGCTCAGGTGCGATGAGAGCGTGGAAATGCGTGCCGGAGGCGTGCTGTTCGCGCTCCAGAGCGGTTGCCTGCACGTGGCTGAGGGCCGCATCGCGGTCGAGGCCATGCTCGACATCGACGAGTCGGTGGATTTTGGTACCGGGAACGTCGACTTCCCGGGCGACGTCCAGGTGCGCGAGGGCGTTCGCGACAAGTTCCAGGTAACTGTCGGAGGCGACCTTGAGGTCCATGAGCTCGTCGAGGCGGCATACCTCGATGTCGCGGGCTCGACCACCTTGCACCGAGGCATGGCCGGCCGGGGCAAGGGAACGCTGACGGTGGGGGGCAACGTGAGTGCCGGCTATCTCGACGCGACCAACGTAGACGTCGGCCACGACCTCTGCGTCCGCAAGGAGCTGTCCAACTGCATCACCACGGTTGGGCGGCACGTGCGTTCGCCCGAGTGCGTCGTGGTGAGCGGAGAGCTCTCCTTCCGCTTCGGAGCCCATGTCCGCACGCTTGGGGGCGAGGCGGAGACTGAGACGCTCGTGCGGATCGGGTGCGATCCGGGGTTGGACGCCCAGACCCGATTACTCGAGGAGACGCTGCGAGATACCAGCGGTCGGCTCGAGAAGCTGCGAGCGAAGGTCGCCGAAGCTGGCAGCGGCGCGGCTCCCGAGGTCGAAGCCGAAATCGCGCGGCTGCAGTCGCGCGCGCCGTCGATCCGAATGGCCCTGGAGCGTGTGCTACTCGCCTACGAGCGCATGTCGGGCGTCGTACTCCGCGTAGAAAAGTCCATCATGCCCGGCGTCACGCTCTCCATCGGGACGCAGGCCGCCACGGTACGCCAGGCCATCTCGGGGCCGGTCGAGGTCCTGCTTGACGCGGAAGACGCCATGGTGTTCCGCAGCCCCGGCTCGAAGTCGACCACGCCGTTGGCAAGCAAGGCGGTCATGCACGTCGATCGCGAGGCCATCGACCTGGATGACCTCCGGCGATGGCTGGACAGCGCCCTCTTGCGACCGTCCGAGAAGGCTGCCTAA
- a CDS encoding VOC family protein: protein MPSLLETILYTPHPLRCAAFYQSLLGLRPVGTPDEHMVALRVDERSVLLLFDPAWSGRPGRPVPSHGATGPGHVAFLVDDLDAWPARLAELGVEIEQEVTWSGGHFRPGRSIYVRDPAGNSVELMDADIWPA from the coding sequence ATGCCCTCCCTCCTCGAAACCATCCTCTACACCCCACACCCTCTCCGCTGCGCCGCGTTCTACCAGTCGTTGCTCGGTCTTCGCCCCGTCGGCACGCCCGACGAGCACATGGTGGCGCTGCGGGTCGACGAGCGGTCGGTGCTGTTGTTGTTCGATCCGGCGTGGTCGGGTCGGCCCGGGCGGCCGGTGCCCAGCCACGGGGCGACCGGGCCGGGGCACGTGGCGTTCCTGGTCGATGACCTCGACGCGTGGCCGGCGCGATTGGCCGAGCTCGGCGTCGAGATCGAGCAGGAGGTCACCTGGTCGGGCGGTCACTTCCGACCCGGCCGATCCATCTACGTGCGCGATCCCGCCGGCAACTCGGTCGAGCTCATGGATGCCGACATCTGGCCGGCCTGA
- a CDS encoding GntG family PLP-dependent aldolase has protein sequence MGQESQLPTVDLRSDTVTRPTDAMREAMARARVGDDVQEGDPTVRELEARVAELLGKEAALFVPSGTMANLLAIKTQTSPGDEIVVHEQAHIYHWETGGYAAVAGCSIRLVPGERGQFAPETLRRNIRFEDQHCPPTRFVAIENTHNKGGGHVWELDAVDAIAEEAKSLGLRLHVDGARLWNASVATGTPLTRLVEGADSVSVCFSKGLGAPVGSALAADAKTIATARRWRKLLGGAMRQSGVIAAGALHALEHHVDRLADDHANARVLADAVAESPGMALDPVDVRTNIVFARLAPEEPLETQQGLADEFCGMLGRAGVGVLSEGDGRVRAVFHLGVSTDQARAAAHAWKQCAAQLAGVSSPGTTG, from the coding sequence ATGGGTCAGGAATCTCAACTCCCGACGGTCGACCTGCGGAGCGACACCGTCACGCGCCCCACCGACGCCATGCGCGAGGCCATGGCCCGGGCCCGCGTGGGTGACGACGTCCAGGAGGGCGACCCGACGGTCCGCGAGCTCGAGGCCCGGGTCGCCGAGTTGCTCGGCAAGGAGGCCGCGCTCTTCGTCCCCAGCGGCACGATGGCCAACCTGCTGGCCATCAAGACCCAGACGAGCCCGGGAGACGAGATCGTCGTCCACGAGCAAGCCCACATCTACCACTGGGAAACGGGTGGCTACGCGGCGGTGGCCGGCTGCTCCATCCGCCTCGTCCCGGGCGAGCGCGGGCAATTTGCGCCAGAGACGCTGCGCCGGAACATTCGATTCGAGGACCAGCACTGCCCGCCCACCCGGTTCGTCGCGATCGAGAACACCCACAACAAGGGCGGCGGCCACGTCTGGGAGCTCGATGCGGTCGATGCCATCGCTGAAGAAGCCAAGTCCCTTGGCTTGCGCCTGCACGTCGACGGCGCGCGCCTGTGGAACGCCAGCGTCGCGACGGGTACGCCGCTGACGCGTCTGGTCGAGGGCGCCGATAGCGTCAGCGTCTGCTTCTCCAAGGGGCTGGGCGCGCCCGTCGGCTCGGCCCTGGCCGCGGACGCCAAGACGATCGCGACCGCCCGTCGCTGGCGAAAGCTGCTGGGCGGCGCGATGCGCCAGTCCGGGGTCATCGCCGCCGGCGCACTGCACGCCCTCGAGCACCACGTCGATCGGCTCGCGGACGATCATGCGAATGCAAGGGTCCTCGCCGATGCGGTGGCCGAGAGCCCCGGCATGGCGCTCGATCCCGTCGACGTGCGCACGAACATCGTCTTTGCGCGACTCGCGCCGGAGGAACCGCTGGAGACCCAGCAGGGCCTCGCCGACGAGTTTTGTGGCATGCTCGGGCGCGCGGGCGTGGGCGTCTTGAGCGAGGGCGACGGCCGCGTTCGGGCCGTGTTCCATCTGGGCGTATCGACGGATCAGGCGCGGGCAGCAGCGCACGCCTGGAAGCAGTGCGCTGCCCAACTCGCCGGAGTTAGCTCGCCCGGCACCACTGGGTGA
- a CDS encoding PilZ domain-containing protein yields the protein MRPEPGQPKQDQQRRTGRISPEGVQCDLGKVVDLSAGGLKLSGKGPQPGRVGDKVSLRLDWGMGKLDFEGVITRVERRWFFGWVVGVKFENLTPARKQALSKAAMLAASGEITQWCRAS from the coding sequence ATGAGACCTGAACCAGGCCAACCAAAGCAAGACCAGCAACGACGCACCGGCAGGATCTCGCCCGAGGGCGTTCAGTGCGACCTGGGGAAGGTCGTCGACCTCTCGGCCGGCGGCCTGAAGCTGTCCGGCAAGGGGCCGCAGCCCGGACGGGTGGGCGACAAGGTGTCGCTCCGGCTCGACTGGGGCATGGGCAAGCTCGACTTCGAGGGCGTGATCACCCGCGTCGAACGGCGTTGGTTCTTCGGCTGGGTCGTTGGCGTGAAGTTCGAGAACCTGACGCCCGCCCGCAAGCAGGCGCTTTCCAAGGCCGCCATGCTCGCGGCAAGCGGTGAAATCACCCAGTGGTGCCGGGCGAGCTAA